The region GTATGATTATTGATCCATGGGGAAAAATATTGGCAGAAAAAACTAAGAATTCCGGTATAGTTTGTACATCAATTGATTTAGCTCAACTAGATATTCTCAGACAGAGATTTCCCTGTAACCAGCATCATAGATTATAATCGTAGAATTATATGAATTATTTCAGTGTTTAATAGGTAGGCTCATATGACTCAAGCACTAACTCTCGCTAAAGATATTATTTTAAAACCTGCATCGCTTGATGAATCAGCAATTGAAAAATTGTTAAAGTCATTTATGGGTCGCCATATAGATGATGCTGATCTTTATTTCCAAAGTAGTATTTATGAGTCATGGTATTTAGAAGACTCTGCGGTAAAAAGTGGCAGCTATTCTATTGATCGTGGCGTAGGTATACGCGCGATAAGTGGCGATAAAACCGGTTATGCTTATTGTGATGATATCCTTTTATCGGCTATTGAGCGTGCTGCAGATGCTGCTCGTTCAATAGCATTAACAAGTGCAAAATCGACACACTCAATTGCTATTAAAGGTGCGCCTATTGCGAAATACGCCAGTATTAATCCTATCGATACTATGACAAAACAAGAAAAAATTGCTTTATTAGAAGCCATTGATAAGGAAGCAAGAAGGCTTGATCCGCGTGTGATTCAAGTTAACGCTTCTTTAAGTGGCTGCTATGAAGCTGTTATGGTTGCGGGATTACATGGTGAGTTAGTTGCTGATATTCGCCCTTTAGTAAGTGTGAATGTGAGTGTCATTGTAGAAGATAAAAATGGTCGACGTGAAGCAGCACGTTCAGGCGGTGGCGGTCGTGTCGCTTATTCTCATTTCTTGCAACAAGAAAAAGCGTTGGAATATGCACGTGAAGCTGTGCGTGAAGCTTTAATTAATTTGGAAGCTAAAGCAGCACCCGCTGGAACAATGCCTGTAGTACTTGGCCCAGGTTGGCCTGGGGTGTTATTACATGAAGCTGTAGGCCATGGTTTAGAGGGCGATTTTAATCGCAAAGGGCTATCTGCTTTTTCTGGTAAATTAGGTCAGCAAGTAGCAGCAAAAGGAGTCACTGTTGTTGATGACGGTACGCTGCCTGATAGACGTGGTTCTCTAACTATCGATGATGAGGGTACACCTAGTCAATGTACAACATTAATTGAAGACGGCAAGCTAGTTAATTATATGCAAGATAAACTAAATGCCCGCTTAATGGGGATGCAACCCACCGGGAATTGTCGTCGCGAATCATACGCTCATTTACCTATGCCGCGCATGACTAATACTTATATGCTTGCCGGCAAACATGAGCCAGAAGAAATTATTCGCTCAGTCAAGCGAGGCTTATATGCTGTTAATTTTGGGGGCGGGCAAGTTGATATAACTTCTGGTCAATTTGTATTTTCTGCTAGTGAAGCTTATTTAATTGAGGATGGTAAAATAACTCAACCGGTTAAGGGCGCAACACTTATTGGTAATGGGCCTGATGTAATGAAAAAAATCAGTATGATAGGTAATGATTTAGCACTTGACCCAGGCATTGGTGTGTGTGGAAAAGATGGGCAGTCAGTGCCCGTTGGTGTAGGCCAGCCCACATTGAAGATTGATGCTTTAACAGTTG is a window of Legionella busanensis DNA encoding:
- the tldD gene encoding metalloprotease TldD, whose amino-acid sequence is MTQALTLAKDIILKPASLDESAIEKLLKSFMGRHIDDADLYFQSSIYESWYLEDSAVKSGSYSIDRGVGIRAISGDKTGYAYCDDILLSAIERAADAARSIALTSAKSTHSIAIKGAPIAKYASINPIDTMTKQEKIALLEAIDKEARRLDPRVIQVNASLSGCYEAVMVAGLHGELVADIRPLVSVNVSVIVEDKNGRREAARSGGGGRVAYSHFLQQEKALEYAREAVREALINLEAKAAPAGTMPVVLGPGWPGVLLHEAVGHGLEGDFNRKGLSAFSGKLGQQVAAKGVTVVDDGTLPDRRGSLTIDDEGTPSQCTTLIEDGKLVNYMQDKLNARLMGMQPTGNCRRESYAHLPMPRMTNTYMLAGKHEPEEIIRSVKRGLYAVNFGGGQVDITSGQFVFSASEAYLIEDGKITQPVKGATLIGNGPDVMKKISMIGNDLALDPGIGVCGKDGQSVPVGVGQPTLKIDALTVGGTA